From bacterium:
GCACCCGTTCACCGTCCCCGATCGGCCCGGCGTAGCACGCGGCGATGCTGAGAACCGGCGCGCCATGAAGGCGTTCGGGGATAAACGGCAGCGCTGGTGCATGCCTCAGTGCAACGATCGTCGTGAGTTCGTCCGGCGCCCCGGCGGCAAAGTCGCGATAGAAGCGCAATGCGTCGCGCGTCTGCTCGTCGGTGTACAGCACGACGCCGGCGAGGACGGTGGGGCCCACCGGGTGGAGCCGGAATTCGAACGACGTGACAATGCCGAAGTTTCCACCCCCGCCCCGGACGCCCCAGAAGAGGTCCGAATGCTCTTCGTCGCTCGCTGTGACCAGCCGCCCGTCCGCCGTCGCCACGTCCGCAGACAGAAGATTGTCGCAGGTCAGTCCGTGCTTGCGCATAAGCCACCCGATGCCGCCGCCCAGCGTGAGCCCGGCCACCCCCGTGTGCGTAACGATGCCCCCGGGTGCTGCGAGACCAAATGCCTGCGTCTCGTGGTCGAATTCCCCCCAAAGCAGCCCCGGCTCGGCCCTCGCCGTCCGTCGTACGGGATCGACGTGCATGCCCTTCATCGGCGAGAGGTCGATCACAAGACCACCGTTACACGTGGCCGTCCCGGCAACGTTGTGGCCGCCGCCCCGCACCGCTGTAAGCACGCCACGCTCCCGGGCCGCCCGCACAGCGCTGAGGACGTCGGGTGCGCCGGTGCAACGGGCGATCAGGGCCGGACGCTTGTCAATGGCGCCGTTCCAAATCCGGCGCGCCGCATCATAACCCTCATCGCCAGGCCGGAGCACCGCTCCGCGAAAACCGGGTCCAAGTTCCCGGACAGGATTCGCGCGCGCCTCTTTCGGCGGCGCCCCCCGTGCTGCGGCCTCGGTCATGCCCCCGCGCCCCTCGCCGCCGCCTCTCGCACAGCCGGCGCGAATGGGCTCCACTGCAGCCACCGGGGGAGGACGCGGGTCAGGGCCGGCGGTCCGTCGACTTCGATCAAGCCCTCCCGCGTCGCGGCAATCCAGGTCGTTCGGCCCAGCCAGACCTTATACAACGCGGCGAGATCGGCGCCGACGTACAGGTCGCTGTCAAAACCGGGATCCGTGAGGCACAAGGAGACCTCGGGCTTCTCGATCACCAGCCAATGGGGGCGAGGACGTTTCATCCCGCGGAAGTCGAACCGGATCACCACACGCCGAAGCGGCACCAGCGCGAGGTCGATACGCCGGCGCATCCGCCAGAGGAGGAGCGCCGGATCAAGTTCGTCCGGCCTGGGATCTCCGAATGCCCACTTGGCGCCCCACTCCCCCAGGCTCTGGATGACCGCCCTGAGCTCCTTACCGGCGCCGGTCAGATAGTATCCGGCGCTCGCGCCATCGGATGGGGTCCGACGTTCGACGATGCCGGCGTGCTCGAGCCGCCGCAGCCGTTCCGCCAAGAGCGGCCGCGAGATGCCGGGGAGGCCGCGGTCGAGATCGTTGAACCGATGAATCCCGGCCAGCAGTTCCCGAATGATCAGCGGCGTCCAGCGATCCGCGATGATTTCGATCGCCCGCGCAACCGGACAATATTGGCCGTAAGGCTCCATGACCCGATTCTTCCACAACGCCCGACCGCTGACCAGTTCTGTTTTTACACTGGCACGCCGAGCGAGGAGAACCTACGATGCGGGCGTGGCGGGCCGCCTTTGACGGGCCGCCGACGCTCACACCGCGCTCGACCATGCCAGCGGAGTGATCCTCAGAGGAGGCAGACCGATGGAAATCAACAGACGGACATTTCTGACGCGGGCCGGCGCCGGATCGGCGGCCCTGGCGGCGCTGCC
This genomic window contains:
- a CDS encoding FAD-binding oxidoreductase is translated as MTEAAARGAPPKEARANPVRELGPGFRGAVLRPGDEGYDAARRIWNGAIDKRPALIARCTGAPDVLSAVRAARERGVLTAVRGGGHNVAGTATCNGGLVIDLSPMKGMHVDPVRRTARAEPGLLWGEFDHETQAFGLAAPGGIVTHTGVAGLTLGGGIGWLMRKHGLTCDNLLSADVATADGRLVTASDEEHSDLFWGVRGGGGNFGIVTSFEFRLHPVGPTVLAGVVLYTDEQTRDALRFYRDFAAGAPDELTTIVALRHAPALPFIPERLHGAPVLSIAACYAGPIGDGERVLAPLRAFGPPAVDAIRPMQYTAHQAMFDATVPHGLHYYWKSHDLPGLSDDTIDVMLGHGWAAQSRRSYTILFQLGGAIARTAENATAYGGRTAQYSVNINAVCESAVGFEAEVAWTRRFSEALRPLSTGGVYVNFLGDEGEDRVRAAYGEDRYARLVALKTAYDPTNFFCLNQNIKPRGPSPLRSP
- a CDS encoding helix-turn-helix domain-containing protein, with product MEPYGQYCPVARAIEIIADRWTPLIIRELLAGIHRFNDLDRGLPGISRPLLAERLRRLEHAGIVERRTPSDGASAGYYLTGAGKELRAVIQSLGEWGAKWAFGDPRPDELDPALLLWRMRRRIDLALVPLRRVVIRFDFRGMKRPRPHWLVIEKPEVSLCLTDPGFDSDLYVGADLAALYKVWLGRTTWIAATREGLIEVDGPPALTRVLPRWLQWSPFAPAVREAAARGAGA